In Arachis stenosperma cultivar V10309 chromosome 1, arast.V10309.gnm1.PFL2, whole genome shotgun sequence, one DNA window encodes the following:
- the LOC130933508 gene encoding late embryogenesis abundant protein Lea5, which produces MVPLRHPDPSLNYTFSCIVVIKGTTQGGHRPPFPPPSFAPARSLSQANRLGALVAEASSSLIPLRRRGYAAVSDASNSIVEGKGGGGVCRDWAPDPVSGYYRPINHTPQIDPVELRHMFLNRKLTSDHTPGPHS; this is translated from the exons ATGGTTCCGCTCCGCCACCCCGACCCTAGCTTAAACTACACTTTCTCTTGTATTGTGGTTATAAAAGGAACCACACAG ggggGCCATCGCCCCCCTTTCCCACCACCTAGCTTCGCCCCTGCTCGCTCTCTCTCACAAGCAAACCGCCTTGGTGCTCTTGTTGCTGAAGCTTCCTCCTCCTTAATCCCTCTTCGTCG GCGGGGTTATGCGGCAGTGTCTGATGCTTCAAATTCCATTGTAGAAGGAAAGGGGGGAGGAGGTGTGTGCAGAGATTGGGCCCCAGATCCAGTAAGCGGTTACTACAGGCCCATCAATCACACTCCACAAATTGACCCGGTGGAGCTCCGACACATGTTCCTCAACCGCAAACTCACATCAGACCACACCCCGGGCCCACACTCATAA
- the LOC130970072 gene encoding uncharacterized protein LOC130970072 produces MIEERGAPHGMLLAIVVAIVVVVPFFVGDQGEAITEAISELLSPLGLLLLPIILLLTIQFLSSDRGSFISSIFTGEPDTIHRATGSPAGVALFLVLILFLLYNRVSIFGGDDSDE; encoded by the coding sequence atGATAGAAGAAAGGGGTGCACCCCATGGAATGCTTCTAGCAATTGTGGTGGCAATTGTGGTGGTGGTGCCATTCTTCGTTGGAGACCAGGGTGAAGCCATCACAGAAGCCATCTCAGAGCTTCTCAGTCCCCTCGGTCTCCTACTCCTACCAATCATTCTCCTACTCACTATCCAGTTCCTCTCCTCCGATCGCGGCTCCTTCATCTCTTCCATCTTCACTGGCGAGCCTGATACCATCCACCGCGCCACCGGCTCCCCTGCCGGCGTCGCACTCTTCCTCGTCCTCATCCTCTTCCTCTTGTACAACCGCGTCTCCATCTTCGGCGGCGACGATTCCGACGAATGA